Proteins encoded within one genomic window of uncultured Fibrobacter sp.:
- a CDS encoding FISUMP domain-containing protein, with product MKNKFVYPLLAITAALVLTGCEEVRVEKFPSGAVRFETTYVKDKKQGVEKEYYESGILKRETNYEADRRQGLTKEYYEDGTLQAEFPYENGYIEGTVNRYHKNGKLASSALYKQNKQIEFGKYLDENGEPATSGSYKDPRDGYAYEWVRIGTQLWTAENINYATASGSLCYQCNHWGRLYDFENAQKACPDGFHMPSKDEWQVLLDFAGKEPGMKLKAGYGWDPIKGTAERGNGKDEFGFGAKAGGAHFAKSDVPLKERKLEEAGQKAYFWTSEGEVLTFVTNKNTAKFEKFNPEFGASLRCLKD from the coding sequence ATGAAAAACAAGTTCGTTTACCCTCTCTTGGCAATCACTGCAGCCCTCGTGCTGACCGGTTGCGAAGAAGTCCGCGTCGAAAAGTTCCCGAGCGGGGCCGTCCGCTTCGAGACCACGTATGTTAAAGACAAAAAGCAGGGAGTCGAAAAGGAATACTACGAAAGTGGCATCCTCAAGCGCGAAACGAACTACGAAGCAGACCGTCGCCAGGGATTGACGAAGGAATACTACGAAGACGGCACGCTGCAAGCAGAATTCCCCTACGAGAACGGTTACATCGAAGGCACCGTCAACCGCTACCACAAAAACGGCAAGCTCGCCTCCAGCGCCCTCTACAAGCAGAACAAGCAGATAGAATTCGGCAAGTACCTAGACGAGAACGGCGAACCCGCCACCAGCGGCAGCTACAAGGACCCGCGCGACGGCTACGCCTACGAATGGGTGCGCATCGGCACGCAGCTCTGGACTGCCGAAAATATCAACTACGCGACGGCAAGCGGATCGCTCTGTTACCAGTGCAACCACTGGGGCCGTCTCTACGACTTCGAAAATGCCCAGAAGGCATGCCCCGACGGATTCCACATGCCGAGCAAGGACGAATGGCAAGTTTTGCTTGACTTCGCGGGCAAGGAACCCGGCATGAAGTTGAAAGCCGGCTACGGCTGGGACCCCATCAAGGGAACCGCCGAACGCGGCAACGGCAAGGATGAATTCGGATTCGGCGCCAAGGCCGGCGGCGCACACTTCGCCAAGAGCGACGTACCGCTCAAGGAACGCAAGCTCGAAGAAGCCGGACAGAAGGCTTACTTCTGGACAAGCGAAGGCGAAGTCCTCACATTCGTCACGAACAAGAACACCGCCAAGTTCGAAAAGTTCAATCCCGAATTCGGCGCCAGCCTCCGCTGCCTGAAGGACTAG
- a CDS encoding glycosyl hydrolase family 8 — protein MQQRFKPRDLFIESGYGPNFGDQLIHNAYRQLFEGDPVDERVCFDASDDMSYIIDIGHDDIRSEGMSYGMFITALTDHPEMFQKLWNFSRKYLYNSDGPHKGYFSWQVSTTEFTMMDPGAAPDGEEYFAMALLIAAKRFNRPDYFDDALKLINDIKYKPVNELVGPMIDPERKLVKFSPVLGNDFTDPSYHTLAFYRAFAEATGDNTWLDVAACSLEYLKKAAHPITALFPDYSEYDGTPKAMPWFPESDNFSGDAWRVALNLSLDYALFHTDEAEREICTRQLHYFNDRRPYLSDYAVDGSPYPRQGRNATPGLIAMNAASAQVLPVGSPLVEPFVADLANLAVPIRFWRYYDGMLYIIGLLAASGRIEI, from the coding sequence ATGCAACAACGTTTTAAGCCCCGCGACCTTTTTATTGAATCGGGCTATGGTCCAAATTTTGGTGACCAGCTCATTCACAATGCTTATCGTCAACTTTTTGAAGGCGACCCCGTCGACGAGCGAGTCTGTTTCGACGCCTCCGACGACATGTCGTACATTATCGACATTGGTCACGACGATATCCGGTCCGAGGGCATGAGCTACGGGATGTTCATAACGGCTTTGACCGACCACCCCGAAATGTTCCAGAAACTTTGGAACTTCTCTCGCAAGTACCTGTACAACTCCGACGGCCCGCACAAGGGCTACTTCTCCTGGCAAGTTTCCACCACCGAATTTACCATGATGGACCCGGGTGCCGCACCGGACGGCGAAGAATACTTCGCCATGGCGCTCCTCATCGCGGCTAAGCGGTTCAACCGCCCCGACTATTTCGACGACGCCCTCAAGCTCATCAACGACATCAAGTACAAGCCGGTCAACGAACTCGTGGGCCCGATGATCGACCCCGAACGGAAACTGGTCAAGTTCTCCCCGGTCCTCGGCAACGACTTCACCGACCCGAGCTACCATACGCTTGCCTTCTACCGCGCCTTCGCAGAAGCGACCGGTGACAACACCTGGCTCGATGTCGCAGCATGCAGCCTCGAATACCTGAAAAAGGCGGCCCACCCCATTACGGCGCTCTTCCCGGACTACTCCGAATACGACGGCACGCCCAAGGCCATGCCCTGGTTCCCCGAGAGCGACAACTTTAGCGGCGACGCATGGCGCGTAGCGCTCAACCTGAGCCTCGATTACGCCCTGTTCCACACGGACGAGGCCGAACGCGAAATCTGCACCCGCCAACTGCATTACTTCAACGACCGCAGGCCCTACCTCTCGGACTACGCCGTCGACGGTTCCCCGTACCCGCGCCAAGGTCGCAATGCGACTCCGGGCCTCATCGCCATGAATGCGGCGAGCGCACAAGTATTGCCTGTCGGGAGCCCGCTTGTCGAGCCCTTCGTGGCCGACCTTGCGAATCTGGCCGTGCCCATCCGCTTCTGGCGGTACTACGACGGGATGCTCTACATTATCGGGTTGCTCGCGGCATCCGGCAGAATCGAAATCTGA
- a CDS encoding AMP-binding protein encodes MMLKKIQSYIPLSELERDSRPSEMVVCFDGDNVRTWADFTDDVSKVRRYLEDRENVPWIIHCEDSYYFMVGLLAMLQGGRKALVTANRQEAFIKEIQKPSYGFLTDEPFAGAALIQDVLRDTESDGRWNTFDKNNAPMVMYTSGTTGEPKMVSKKFCQFENELFELVKVFGDGWVDRKVYSTVNHHHIYGLLFTVLLPTATGLPYRRRRIDYPGELVSIAGEAAVIASSPAYLKRLAADAEQPIPFKTTPIIYSSGGPLPEEVARKCEGLTGYWTTEIYGSTETGGIAYRQSKNGPIWTPFEVCKMSIGENDCLNVKSSYILEPEGFTTGDLVDIYDDGRFLLKGRADSIVKIEEKRISLPEVENRLKQTGLVQDVRVVPMVGKRQYLAAAIVLNAEGRNKFANQPKLEINNFFKAHLSQYLENTVTPKKWRYLEELPQDTQGKIKMRDIQALFNLPESKNFKILKMHREPGALSLKLVFPADSDFYDGHFPTFKLLPAVAQVDMVAVFAHALLGAPWGIQKIQRTKFCYPVLPDTVANLEMSYNAELGKVQFSYTNESGRVLSTGSLLMQMNA; translated from the coding sequence ATGATGCTGAAGAAAATACAATCCTACATTCCTCTGAGCGAGCTTGAACGAGATTCCCGGCCAAGCGAGATGGTTGTGTGTTTTGATGGCGATAATGTCCGCACTTGGGCGGATTTTACCGATGACGTTTCCAAGGTACGGCGTTACCTGGAAGATCGGGAAAACGTTCCATGGATTATCCATTGCGAGGATTCGTATTACTTTATGGTCGGCCTTTTGGCTATGCTCCAGGGCGGTCGTAAAGCGCTGGTGACGGCGAACAGGCAAGAGGCTTTTATCAAGGAAATCCAGAAGCCCAGTTACGGCTTTTTGACCGACGAGCCTTTCGCGGGAGCCGCCTTGATTCAGGATGTGCTGCGCGATACGGAATCGGATGGGCGCTGGAACACGTTCGACAAGAATAATGCCCCCATGGTGATGTACACCTCGGGAACTACGGGCGAGCCGAAGATGGTCTCCAAGAAGTTCTGCCAGTTCGAGAACGAGTTATTTGAACTGGTGAAGGTGTTCGGCGATGGTTGGGTGGACCGCAAGGTCTACAGCACGGTGAACCATCACCATATTTACGGCCTGCTTTTCACGGTCTTGCTCCCGACGGCTACGGGGTTGCCTTACCGCAGGCGCCGTATCGATTACCCAGGTGAACTTGTCAGTATTGCGGGAGAGGCCGCGGTGATTGCGTCCAGCCCGGCGTACCTGAAACGCCTTGCTGCCGATGCCGAGCAGCCCATTCCCTTCAAGACGACGCCTATCATTTACTCATCCGGTGGCCCGCTCCCCGAAGAGGTGGCCCGCAAGTGCGAAGGCCTCACGGGTTATTGGACCACGGAAATTTACGGCAGCACTGAGACAGGGGGAATTGCGTACCGTCAATCCAAGAACGGCCCGATTTGGACGCCTTTCGAGGTCTGCAAGATGAGTATTGGTGAGAACGACTGCTTGAACGTGAAGTCCAGCTACATCTTGGAACCCGAAGGATTCACCACGGGCGACTTGGTGGATATTTATGATGATGGCCGTTTTTTGCTGAAGGGCCGCGCCGACTCTATTGTGAAAATTGAGGAGAAGCGAATTTCGCTCCCGGAGGTGGAAAACCGTTTGAAGCAGACGGGCTTGGTGCAGGATGTGCGCGTGGTGCCTATGGTGGGCAAGCGCCAGTACCTTGCCGCTGCCATTGTGCTGAATGCCGAGGGCCGGAACAAATTTGCGAACCAACCTAAACTGGAAATCAACAACTTTTTCAAGGCGCATCTATCGCAGTATTTGGAAAATACGGTGACTCCCAAGAAATGGCGTTACTTGGAAGAACTGCCGCAGGACACTCAAGGGAAAATCAAGATGCGCGACATCCAGGCGCTATTCAACCTTCCCGAATCCAAGAATTTCAAGATTTTAAAGATGCATCGCGAACCGGGTGCGCTTTCGTTGAAACTGGTTTTCCCTGCCGACAGTGATTTTTACGACGGGCATTTCCCGACATTCAAGTTGCTCCCTGCCGTGGCCCAGGTGGATATGGTGGCCGTTTTTGCTCACGCCTTGTTGGGAGCGCCTTGGGGAATCCAGAAAATCCAGCGGACCAAGTTCTGCTACCCTGTGTTGCCCGATACGGTCGCCAATCTGGAAATGAGTTATAATGCGGAATTGGGCAAGGTGCAGTTCAGCTACACCAACGAAAGCGGGCGCGTTTTATCGACGGGTTCGCTTTTAATGCAGATGAATGCGTGA
- a CDS encoding aromatic amino acid ammonia-lyase, whose translation MKTVVVGPEKLTIEQVVAVAKREALVELDSSSQFQEKIDAGAAFLDEALAEHGGIYGVTTGYGDSCTQVVPPDHYYDLPVNLTRFHGCGMGNYFDEETTRAIMLVRLNTLARGFSGVSYALLKIIMDFLQNDILPLIPQEGSVGASGDLTPLSYLAGALIGERDVLYKGERRASKDVMAELGITPHRFRPKEAIAIMNGTAVMNAVACMAFSRAEYLADLSCRITAMNTIAMKGNAYHFYERLFAVKPHPGLVTAAKKMRDAMNLEVEKNVIPEKIQDPYSLRCAPHVVGVFYDSEPLLRQLIEIEMNSANDNPIIDPETRNIFHGGHFYGGHICLAMDTLKNIVANFADLLDRQLATIVDIKFNRKLPPNLSGSQGEFSINHGFKAVQIGVSAWTAEALHNTMPMSVFSRSTECHNQDKVSMGTIAARDCIRVIELTEQVAAAVLLAASQALRIRKERGELTEDRLAGIKQTYDQVFENFAPLACDRQLEPDLRKTLELIREKHYAV comes from the coding sequence ATGAAAACTGTCGTCGTCGGACCTGAAAAATTGACCATTGAGCAAGTGGTTGCCGTTGCCAAGCGCGAAGCGCTCGTGGAATTGGATTCTAGCTCCCAGTTCCAGGAGAAGATTGATGCGGGCGCAGCTTTTTTGGACGAGGCTCTTGCTGAACATGGTGGAATTTACGGCGTGACGACCGGTTACGGCGATTCTTGCACTCAGGTGGTGCCGCCGGATCATTACTACGATTTGCCCGTGAACCTTACTCGTTTCCATGGCTGCGGCATGGGAAACTATTTTGACGAGGAAACGACCCGCGCTATCATGTTGGTGCGCCTGAATACGCTTGCTCGTGGATTCTCGGGTGTGAGCTATGCGCTTTTGAAAATCATCATGGACTTTTTGCAGAACGACATTCTGCCTCTGATTCCGCAGGAAGGTTCCGTAGGTGCAAGTGGCGACCTGACTCCGCTTTCTTACTTGGCTGGGGCTTTGATTGGTGAACGCGATGTCCTTTATAAGGGAGAACGTCGTGCATCGAAGGACGTGATGGCCGAACTCGGAATTACCCCGCACCGTTTCCGCCCCAAGGAAGCTATTGCTATCATGAACGGCACGGCTGTGATGAACGCCGTCGCTTGCATGGCCTTTAGCCGTGCCGAATATCTGGCCGACTTGAGCTGCCGCATTACGGCGATGAACACGATTGCCATGAAGGGGAATGCCTACCACTTCTACGAACGTTTGTTTGCCGTGAAGCCGCACCCGGGCTTGGTGACTGCCGCAAAGAAAATGCGCGATGCTATGAACTTGGAAGTCGAGAAGAACGTGATTCCCGAAAAGATTCAGGACCCGTACTCCCTGCGTTGCGCTCCGCACGTGGTGGGCGTGTTCTACGATTCCGAGCCGTTGCTCCGCCAGCTGATTGAAATCGAGATGAACAGTGCGAACGACAACCCGATTATCGATCCCGAAACCAGGAACATTTTCCATGGTGGACATTTCTACGGCGGACATATCTGCCTTGCCATGGATACGCTCAAGAACATCGTGGCAAACTTTGCCGACCTTCTGGATCGCCAGCTTGCAACGATTGTGGATATCAAGTTCAACCGTAAGTTGCCGCCTAACCTTTCGGGCAGCCAGGGCGAATTCTCCATCAACCACGGTTTCAAGGCTGTGCAGATTGGTGTTTCTGCTTGGACTGCCGAGGCGCTTCACAATACCATGCCGATGAGCGTGTTCAGTCGCTCCACCGAATGCCACAACCAAGATAAGGTAAGTATGGGCACGATTGCGGCTCGCGATTGTATCCGCGTGATTGAATTGACCGAGCAGGTGGCTGCAGCCGTGTTGCTTGCTGCGTCCCAGGCTCTCCGTATCCGCAAGGAACGCGGTGAACTGACCGAAGATCGCCTTGCCGGTATCAAGCAGACTTACGATCAGGTGTTCGAGAACTTTGCGCCGCTCGCCTGCGACCGCCAGTTGGAGCCGGACCTCCGTAAGACGCTAGAGCTGATTCGCGAAAAGCATTACGCTGTGTAA